The following coding sequences lie in one Rutidosis leptorrhynchoides isolate AG116_Rl617_1_P2 chromosome 4, CSIRO_AGI_Rlap_v1, whole genome shotgun sequence genomic window:
- the LOC139844488 gene encoding uncharacterized protein produces the protein MMMMMILKLSKSTPYTTNPTHHSQWHHSAFQDVSDTVRSDVHRMLHSRAQVPFQVPLEVNVVLVGFSGDGGYRYTLDPHKLQEFLQVGFPSHRPSCLETGEPLDIEHHMVFNVIKAAQPELIALEKALKAAMVPAGTAKESDFGREVPAFEIDAAAVESEFQKLYSYLFLFENIGYSAEEIDRPVPTAIFIVNFDKVRMDPRNKDIDLDTFMYKRLDQLSDEDIKKQEGGYIYRYRYSGGGSSQIWLGSGRFVIVDISAGPCTYGKLETEEGSVSSTTIPRLRSVIFPRINADVISTRDNFVGQLAALIVVIVKHLVAPDVRFETVDVAMRLLIPIIVLQNHNRYNIMEKGKNYSIDIQAIEEEVKKMVHKGEEVVIVGGSHSLHLHEKLAIAVSKSMRGHSLQETKKDGRFHVHTKMYLDGAILKEEMDRTADVLAAGLLEVSDPSLSDKFFLRQKWTDEMDGLTDSLLKHKPPQAYNLKTKGQKNKKVQKKQGDVHRTYGTRVVPVFVLSLADVDPHLTMEDESLLWTSNDVVIVLQHGSEKIPLSYVSETERVHVVPSQVQRHIVAGLASVVGGLSAPYETVSHIHERPVVNWLLAVGCHPFGPFSNVSKLSQLLHDVTLRNTIYARVDSALRRIREMSESVEAFVGEYLKTPLGEPVKGKKNKTATELWLEKFYKKETNLPEPFPHELVERIETYLDSLEEQLVDLSSLLYDHRLQDAYMNSTDTLESSIITQLYVDRVLEKERERMKCCTIEYMEAAQASQSLFYVVIFLAVPTFFSCLSLYVWKLRS, from the exons atgatgatgatgatgatactaaaACTATCAAAATCAACACCTTACACAACAAATCCGACTCATCATTCTCAGTGGCATCACAGTGCGTTTCAAGACGTTAGTGATACCGTACGATCAGATGTTCATCGCATGCTCCATTCTCGCGCCCAG GTTCCCTTCCAAGTCCCACTTGAAGTCAATGTCGTCCTTGTCGGTTTCAGTGGAGACGGTGGTTATAGATACACTCTAGATCCTCATAAATTGCAAGAGTTTCTTCAAGTTGGCTTCCCTTCTCACAGGCCTTCATGTTTGGAGACGGGCGAGCCCTTGGATATTGAACATCACATGGTATTTAATGTAATTAAG GCTGCTCAGCCAGAATTGATAGCATTAGAAAAGGCTCTGAAAGCAGCCATGGTTCCTGCTGGTACTGCTAAAGAG TCTGATTTTGGAAGGGAAGTGCCGGCGTTCGAGATAGACGCAGCTGCTGTAGAGTCTGAATTTCAGAAGCTATACTCCTATCTGTTTTTATTTGAGAATATAGGATATTCTGCTGAAGAGATTGATAGACCCGTACCAACTGCTATATTTATTGTGAATTTTGATAAA GTCAGAATGGATCCTAGGAATAAGGATATTGATCTTGATACTTTTATGTACAAAAGACTTGATCAGTTAAGTGATGAAGATATTAAGAAACAAGAGGGAGGTTACATTTATCGTTATCGTTATAGTGGAGGAGGATCATCTCAAATTTGGCTTGGTTCCGGCAG ATTTGTCATAGTTGACATCTCAGCGGGCCCATGCACATATGGGAAACTTGAAACTGAAGAAGGAAGTGTTAGTTCAACGACCATACCTCGCTTGCGAAGTGTGATATTTCCTCGAATCAATGCTGATGTAATTAGCACGCGTGACAACTTTGTCGGTCAGCTTGCTGCTTTGATTGTGGTCATAGTTAAGCATCTTGTTGCTCCGGATGTCAG GTTTGAAACTGTAGATGTAGCAATGAGGTTGCTGATACCGATAATCGTCCTACAAAATCATAATCGTTATAATATCATGGAAAAAGGCAAAAACTACAGTATAGATATTCAAGCGATTGAGGAGGAG GTTAAGAAGATGGTGCACAAGGGAGAGGAAGTAGTGATTGTCGGAGGTTCGCATTCGTTACATCTTCATGAGAAATTGGCAATTGCTGTTTCGAAATCCATGCGTGGACATTCTCTTCAGGAAACAAAGAAGGATGGGCGTTTCCATGTGCACACGAAGATGTATTTGGATGGTGCCATCCTTAAAGAG GAAATGGACAGAACTGCAGATGTACTAGCTGCTGGATTACTTGAGGTTTCTGACCCATCACTTTCTGATAAATTTTTTCTCCGCCAG AAATGGACGGATGAGATGGATGGTCTGACTGATTCATTATTGAAGCATAAACCGCCACAGGCTTATAACCTTAAAACTAAGGGGCAGAAAAACAAAAAAGTGCAGAAAAAACAAGGAGACGTACACCGGACTTATGGAACGAGAGTGGTCCCTGT CTTTGTTTTGTCATTAGCTGATGTAGATCCGCACCTTACGATGGAAGATGAAAGCCTGTTGTGGACTAGTAACGATGTTGTGATTGTACTTCAACATGGAAGTGAGAAGATACCTTTAAG TTACGTCTCCGAAACAGAGAGGGTACATGTTGTTCCATCCCAAGTGCAGCGTCATATAGTGGCCGGATTAGCATCTGTTGTGGGTGGATTGAGTGCACCATACGAGACGGTTTCTCATATTCATGAAAGACCTGTTGTCAATTGGCTCCTTGCAGTCGGTTGCCATCCATTTGGACCATTCTCTAATGTTTCTAAGCTTAGTCAACTGCTTCACGATGTTACATTG AGAAATACAATATATGCACGTGTCGATTCTGCTCTCCGAAGGATTCGAGAGATGTCAGAG TCTGTTGAAGCTTTTGTTGGTGAGTATCTAAAAACACCTTTAGGTGAACCAGTGAAGGGTAAGAAGAACAAGACAGCCACTGAGCTATGGCTCGAGAAGTTCTACAAAAAAGAAACAAATTTGCCCGAACCTTTTCCTCATGAATTAGTCGAGCGGATTGAAACGTATTTGGAT AGCCTTGAGGAACAGCTCGTAGATTTATCTTCACTCCTGTATGATCATCGTTTACAAGATGCATACATGAACAGTACTGATACTCTTGAAAGCTCCATTATCACACAGCT GTATGTTGATCGTGTACTAGAGAAAGAAAGGGAACGAATGAAGTGTTGTACTATTGAGTATATGGAAGCAGCACAGGCTTCTCAAAGTCTCTTTTATGTCGTCATCTTCCTTGCAG TGCCTACATTTTTCTCGTGTCTATCTCTTTACGTGTGGAAGCTCAGATCCTAG